A single Pseudomonas sp. HN11 DNA region contains:
- a CDS encoding contact-dependent growth inhibition system immunity protein — protein MNDVVKTAWADAGINNELVYVKTYSGYRTSRADPLGIECHASPDISDQALGEAVWDALAHSRFVLAEPRKDVWVHPEATFDRDLYDHALTTQRYEQWVGSTLERFGYKTRRALFKDMKKCSIESKEGQITIRPSHHEKLEVWSGKGISESLYVTVPFQSHPADIGAALRLAFTRCT, from the coding sequence ATGAATGATGTTGTGAAAACCGCCTGGGCGGATGCGGGAATCAACAACGAGCTCGTGTATGTCAAGACGTACTCCGGCTATCGAACCAGCCGAGCTGACCCGCTAGGGATCGAATGCCATGCCAGCCCGGATATCAGTGATCAGGCACTGGGTGAAGCCGTATGGGATGCATTGGCTCATAGCCGCTTCGTGCTTGCCGAGCCGCGTAAGGATGTGTGGGTTCATCCTGAAGCTACGTTCGACCGAGACCTTTACGACCACGCTTTGACCACTCAGCGGTATGAGCAGTGGGTGGGCAGTACGTTGGAGCGCTTTGGCTACAAAACGCGGCGTGCATTATTCAAAGACATGAAAAAGTGCAGCATCGAGAGTAAGGAAGGGCAGATAACCATTCGCCCCAGTCATCATGAAAAACTGGAGGTTTGGAGCGGTAAGGGCATCAGTGAAAGCCTGTATGTCACCGTTCCATTTCAGAGCCACCCTGCTGATATTGGTGCGGCCTTGCGCTTGGCATTTACCCGGTGTACGTGA